The proteins below come from a single Halobacillus salinarum genomic window:
- a CDS encoding spore germination protein: MPFLINVFNVKTNGVTQNANLDFGGIVQNSHTANSKNIGINFSNGDLSSSASCMANSYFDTSLTDQDQNANPSPPFTSQF; this comes from the coding sequence ATGCCGTTTCTAATCAACGTATTTAACGTGAAGACGAACGGAGTTACTCAAAACGCAAACCTAGATTTTGGAGGCATCGTTCAGAACAGTCACACCGCAAACTCGAAAAATATAGGCATCAACTTTTCAAATGGAGACCTTTCTTCCTCAGCCTCTTGTATGGCGAATAGTTACTTCGATACATCCTTAACAGATCAAGATCAAAATGCCAACCCATCCCCTCCATTCACAAGTCAATTTTAG
- a CDS encoding Cof-type HAD-IIB family hydrolase — MTQQNIQLIALDMDGTLVNSNGKVSKENRAAIQKAKDKGFHVVLSTGRSLVGCKAIAESLGESSYIVTINGGEIYNHNFELVERNLLDHKHVKRLWELKEKHDLHFWTSTVQGLFNSKSPFEKEIEDYEWLKFGFDIEDDEVREMVLEELNQNDDLELTNSSPTNIEINAQGINKAAALLKVSRWLDLSMDHVMAVGDSMNDIAMIREASIGIAMGNAQEKVKEAADWVTSTNDEHGVAEAIESLFTK, encoded by the coding sequence ATGACACAGCAAAATATACAGCTGATCGCTTTAGATATGGATGGAACATTAGTGAATTCGAATGGCAAAGTATCAAAAGAAAACAGGGCGGCCATTCAGAAGGCGAAGGATAAAGGCTTTCATGTTGTATTAAGCACGGGACGGTCGTTAGTGGGCTGTAAAGCCATTGCGGAATCGCTTGGAGAATCATCGTATATCGTAACGATTAATGGTGGAGAAATATATAATCATAATTTTGAACTGGTAGAGAGAAATCTTCTTGACCATAAGCATGTGAAGCGCTTATGGGAACTGAAGGAAAAGCATGACCTCCATTTCTGGACCTCCACCGTACAAGGGTTGTTTAATAGCAAGTCTCCGTTCGAAAAAGAAATTGAGGATTATGAATGGCTGAAATTTGGTTTTGATATTGAAGATGATGAAGTCCGCGAAATGGTCCTTGAAGAATTAAACCAGAATGATGATCTTGAGTTAACGAATTCAAGTCCAACGAATATTGAAATTAATGCACAAGGAATTAATAAAGCAGCAGCTCTTTTAAAAGTGAGCCGGTGGCTGGACCTTTCCATGGATCATGTCATGGCTGTTGGAGACAGCATGAATGATATTGCCATGATCCGTGAAGCATCTATTGGGATAGCTATGGGAAATGCGCAGGAGAAAGTGAAAGAAGCAGCAGATTGGGTAACTTCAACAAACGATGAACATGGGGTAGCCGAGGCCATCGAGAGCTTGTTTACGAAGTAA
- the nadC gene encoding carboxylating nicotinate-nucleotide diphosphorylase, with protein sequence MNSLKLKQMLEHFFIEDIGEHDVTSDLLFSKNDSGEIAFVAKQDGILCGGSIITTGFQLLDPAIEVTLTKKDGEHIRKGETFASAAGTLSSLLKGERVILNLLQRMSGISTLTNEAVKALNSSHTRICDTRKTTPGLRMLEKYAVRTGGGYNHRHGLYDAVMIKDNHIALAGSLTKAVSRIKNQIGHMVKIEVETETKDQVLEAVENKVDCIMFDNCTVEETRQFVQLVPPAIVTEASGGITIEQLPAYTNSGVDYISLGFLTHSVPSLDISVQVHTHVKGGFSYESI encoded by the coding sequence ATGAACAGCTTAAAGCTTAAACAAATGCTGGAACATTTTTTCATTGAAGACATTGGGGAGCACGATGTTACGAGTGATCTATTATTCTCAAAAAATGATAGCGGAGAAATTGCTTTTGTTGCTAAGCAGGATGGGATTTTATGCGGTGGAAGTATAATCACTACTGGATTTCAACTTTTAGATCCTGCAATAGAAGTAACCCTTACGAAAAAAGACGGGGAACATATCCGCAAAGGAGAAACCTTTGCCTCTGCTGCAGGCACTCTATCCAGTCTCTTAAAGGGGGAACGCGTGATTTTGAATCTCCTCCAGCGTATGAGCGGAATTTCAACACTTACGAATGAAGCAGTGAAGGCTTTAAACAGTTCTCATACAAGAATATGCGATACACGAAAAACTACCCCGGGATTACGGATGCTCGAAAAATATGCAGTCCGCACTGGAGGTGGTTATAATCACCGGCACGGCCTCTACGATGCAGTCATGATTAAAGACAATCATATTGCTTTAGCCGGATCACTTACTAAAGCTGTCAGCCGGATAAAAAATCAGATCGGTCATATGGTCAAAATTGAAGTAGAAACTGAAACGAAAGACCAGGTATTAGAAGCGGTCGAGAACAAAGTAGATTGTATCATGTTTGATAATTGCACAGTGGAAGAAACGAGGCAGTTTGTACAGCTTGTTCCTCCTGCCATTGTAACAGAAGCATCAGGCGGGATCACTATCGAGCAACTGCCTGCTTACACCAATTCAGGGGTCGATTACATTTCTCTCGGTTTTCTCACTCATTCTGTACCGTCGTTGGATATAAGCGTGCAAGTCCATACGCACGTCAAAGGAGGATTTTCCTATGAATCTATTTGA
- a CDS encoding helix-turn-helix domain-containing protein — MELGHLIHYFRRKSDLTLEQLADQICSITYLSQIENGKRMPREDVLAKLCTRLGLEIHRIFQADSLLLRKELFSFYSFTQQRNELEADRMYHQLKTEFSEAELSYHMEIYFELFSLYYFFFKREIELYQRQLHELDPMKTLMNEEQRYYFELIKGTAALSFFQAEEAIHAFHAALSFEGPKKQGDLRYKLAIAYSRHNKLIHSNSYAEQAVILFQDQLEYRRIMDCYMILGINYNLLGEYELSKDYFQKMMDRPFEDIDISFKGMLYHNFGYLLYNQQHYDQALLYLQKAIDILSDSASTQLGSLFLMSKSHMAMNNSESARISIKKGKELAEKNENKEYLLKFEYLSCQLREADHHEIEVLLKDHILPYFSKYGDKDDLHFYIKKLADLYYEEHKYKSASDYYKQIIS, encoded by the coding sequence ATGGAACTTGGACATTTAATTCACTACTTCCGCCGAAAATCCGACCTCACTCTCGAACAATTGGCTGACCAGATATGTTCGATCACTTATTTAAGCCAAATCGAAAACGGAAAAAGAATGCCACGGGAAGATGTGCTCGCAAAGCTCTGCACCCGTCTCGGTCTTGAAATCCATAGAATCTTTCAAGCCGACTCCCTCTTATTAAGAAAAGAACTCTTTTCGTTCTACTCTTTTACTCAGCAAAGGAACGAATTAGAAGCTGATAGAATGTATCACCAGCTGAAAACTGAATTCTCAGAAGCTGAACTCAGTTATCATATGGAAATCTATTTTGAATTATTTTCCCTTTACTATTTTTTCTTCAAACGAGAGATAGAGCTTTATCAAAGGCAGCTTCACGAGCTGGACCCTATGAAAACGCTGATGAATGAAGAACAACGGTATTATTTTGAGTTAATTAAAGGGACTGCTGCTCTATCCTTTTTCCAAGCTGAAGAAGCCATTCATGCCTTCCACGCAGCTCTATCCTTTGAAGGTCCAAAGAAGCAAGGGGACCTTCGCTATAAGCTGGCCATTGCTTACAGCCGGCATAACAAGCTCATTCATTCGAATTCCTACGCTGAGCAGGCAGTCATACTGTTTCAGGATCAATTGGAATACCGACGGATCATGGACTGCTATATGATTCTCGGGATTAATTACAACCTGTTGGGAGAGTATGAATTATCAAAGGATTATTTCCAAAAAATGATGGACCGTCCTTTTGAAGATATTGACATCTCTTTCAAGGGAATGCTCTATCATAATTTCGGCTATCTATTATATAATCAGCAGCACTATGATCAAGCTCTTCTTTACTTACAAAAAGCGATAGATATCCTTTCTGATTCTGCAAGTACACAGCTGGGCTCTCTATTTTTAATGAGCAAGTCCCATATGGCTATGAATAATTCAGAAAGTGCCCGCATATCTATTAAGAAAGGAAAGGAATTGGCTGAGAAGAACGAAAATAAAGAATATCTTCTTAAGTTTGAATATCTTTCCTGCCAATTAAGAGAAGCTGATCATCATGAAATAGAGGTATTGTTAAAAGATCATATCCTTCCCTATTTCTCAAAATATGGAGATAAGGACGACCTTCACTTTTATATTAAGAAACTTGCAGACCTCTATTATGAGGAACATAAATATAAATCAGCTTCTGACTACTACAAGCAGATCATCAGCTAA
- a CDS encoding Hsp20/alpha crystallin family protein — MNPFQSMFPFGEDAQKWMKAAQSNDIHKFVNGVLENSMPAGFAHMGGLAAPATPREKNLNESVFDTHDHVYIKIPVHPSDSLEELKIYHKSYQLMIEGFPKPGDLHTITLPALVKKKGAVARYSDEELQIRLPKKVDTQYSEINVKRD; from the coding sequence ATGAATCCATTTCAATCGATGTTTCCTTTTGGCGAAGATGCCCAAAAATGGATGAAAGCTGCCCAGTCTAACGATATTCATAAGTTCGTTAACGGAGTATTGGAAAATTCCATGCCTGCAGGATTCGCTCATATGGGCGGACTTGCTGCTCCGGCAACACCAAGAGAAAAGAACCTCAATGAAAGCGTCTTTGATACTCATGACCATGTGTATATAAAGATCCCTGTCCACCCCAGTGATTCGCTTGAAGAATTGAAAATTTACCACAAGTCCTACCAATTGATGATTGAAGGATTTCCAAAGCCTGGAGACCTTCATACAATTACACTTCCCGCCCTAGTAAAGAAAAAAGGCGCGGTCGCCAGGTACAGCGATGAAGAACTACAAATCAGGCTTCCGAAGAAAGTCGATACTCAGTATTCTGAAATCAATGTCAAAAGGGATTAG
- a CDS encoding S8 family peptidase, translated as MKSVSLLSHLFLVVATKISSVLFSDEKHSRANKKTIRVLIRENQPSPQVKKQYGVRWNFDKSFSTTVSEKQYQLLKKKQNINVELIPKVKLEPGLSSDTSHHSMPKDRIPRGVKTLYQEAGMNGTSGRGSGVRVAILDTGVYINHVDLAENVEQCKDFSSAEHSLRNQCHDEHGHGTHAAGTVLANGGSDGLGIFGIAPGAKLWAYKVLGKNGSGYSDDVAYAIRHAADQAEKAGTKVVISMCFEERDALISQAITYANHKGALIIRGANEGSNRAKISPGEISYLSGPNTVTSLRSNNKHPLIKQTGAGYEIIDGEIHVKAPGIGIESTWKDGGYRTLSGNSTAPPHIAGLAAGIWSQDLQMSNHSLRLKLKAFAEAQNKERSPCNDEQLDGRFALVK; from the coding sequence ATGAAGAGCGTTTCATTACTAAGCCATTTGTTCCTAGTAGTTGCAACGAAAATTTCCTCTGTTCTTTTCTCCGATGAAAAACATAGCAGAGCAAATAAGAAAACCATCCGTGTCCTTATTCGAGAAAATCAGCCTAGTCCTCAAGTAAAAAAACAGTATGGAGTACGTTGGAATTTTGATAAAAGTTTCTCAACGACGGTAAGTGAAAAACAATATCAACTATTGAAAAAGAAACAAAACATAAATGTTGAATTAATACCCAAAGTTAAGCTTGAGCCTGGCCTTTCTTCAGACACTTCTCACCACTCAATGCCAAAGGATCGGATTCCAAGAGGTGTGAAAACGTTGTACCAGGAAGCAGGGATGAACGGAACTTCTGGACGGGGCAGCGGAGTTAGAGTCGCTATTCTCGACACCGGCGTGTATATCAATCACGTCGATTTAGCAGAAAATGTCGAGCAATGCAAAGACTTCAGCAGTGCAGAGCACTCTCTTAGAAACCAATGCCATGATGAGCACGGGCATGGAACCCATGCAGCAGGAACTGTATTAGCAAATGGAGGATCCGACGGATTAGGAATCTTTGGGATTGCTCCTGGAGCTAAATTATGGGCATACAAAGTCCTTGGCAAAAACGGAAGCGGCTATTCTGATGACGTTGCTTATGCCATCCGCCATGCCGCCGATCAAGCTGAGAAAGCGGGGACAAAAGTAGTCATATCCATGTGCTTTGAAGAAAGAGACGCTCTAATCTCACAAGCGATCACTTATGCGAATCATAAAGGTGCCCTTATCATTAGAGGGGCTAACGAAGGAAGTAACCGTGCGAAAATTTCGCCAGGAGAGATCAGTTATTTATCTGGTCCAAATACAGTCACTTCTCTTAGATCCAATAATAAACACCCACTTATAAAACAAACTGGCGCTGGTTACGAAATTATTGATGGCGAGATCCACGTAAAAGCTCCGGGTATAGGGATTGAATCCACTTGGAAGGATGGAGGTTATCGTACATTAAGCGGGAACAGCACGGCTCCCCCTCATATCGCCGGATTAGCTGCGGGAATTTGGAGCCAGGATTTACAAATGTCGAACCATTCCTTGCGGCTTAAATTAAAAGCGTTCGCAGAAGCTCAAAACAAAGAACGTAGTCCATGTAATGATGAGCAATTGGATGGCCGGTTTGCCCTGGTAAAGTGA
- a CDS encoding 3-hydroxyacyl-CoA dehydrogenase, translating into MDIANVIAVVTGGASGLGEAAVRKIAAGGGRAVIADLNADKGRKLAEELGEQVLFQEVDVTSETDVAYTLEAAADKFGPVNTVVNCAGIVIAEKVSGRDGPHAYESFSKVIEVNLLGTFNVIRLAADSMKNNPANSDGERGVMINTASIAAFEGQIGQAAYSASKGGVASMTLPISRELARYGIRVMTIAPGVFETPMFSVLPESAKETLGKMTPFPNRLGKPDEYGKLVISILDNPMLNGEVIRLDGAIRMQPK; encoded by the coding sequence ATGGACATTGCGAACGTCATAGCCGTTGTTACGGGTGGTGCTTCAGGATTAGGAGAGGCTGCCGTCAGAAAGATCGCAGCTGGCGGAGGCAGGGCAGTAATTGCAGATCTTAATGCAGACAAAGGGAGAAAGTTAGCGGAAGAGTTAGGGGAACAAGTACTCTTTCAAGAGGTCGACGTTACTTCAGAAACGGATGTTGCATACACACTCGAAGCAGCAGCCGATAAATTTGGTCCTGTAAATACAGTGGTTAATTGTGCAGGAATTGTAATTGCAGAAAAAGTATCCGGCAGAGATGGACCACATGCTTACGAGAGCTTTTCTAAAGTCATTGAAGTGAACCTGCTTGGCACTTTTAACGTGATTCGGTTAGCTGCGGACAGCATGAAAAACAACCCGGCAAATAGCGATGGAGAACGCGGTGTCATGATTAATACGGCTTCTATAGCTGCCTTTGAAGGACAGATAGGACAAGCGGCTTACAGTGCCTCAAAAGGAGGCGTGGCCAGTATGACCCTTCCCATTTCGAGAGAACTCGCTCGTTATGGTATACGGGTAATGACTATCGCACCTGGAGTATTTGAAACCCCGATGTTCAGCGTGCTGCCGGAATCCGCAAAAGAAACGCTTGGGAAGATGACTCCGTTCCCGAATCGTCTTGGCAAACCAGACGAATACGGGAAATTAGTGATAAGTATTTTGGATAACCCAATGCTTAATGGGGAGGTGATCCGTCTCGACGGAGCAATACGTATGCAGCCGAAATAA
- a CDS encoding thiolase family protein, whose amino-acid sequence MREAVIVEAVRTPVGKRNGTLAHTRPDDLLALVLKELINRSGINVEEVDDVIAGCVSQVGEQSGDIARIAALSAGFPVEVPGVTIDRQCGSSQQAIHFASQAIVSGDMDVVIGCGVESMSRVPMFSNRQGSEYSRQLTEQYEMINQGLSAERIAEKWNLSKQSLDQFAVESHRKALQAIKEGRFEKETMEVHVVNEEGKTKAVTIDEGPRPGTSIEALSSLKPPFKESGRITAGNASQISDGAAAVLIMSKEKAESLNIRPRFRIRSRAVVGSDPTLMLTGPVAATYKALQKAGLSIGDIDLFEVNEAFASVPLYWLKETGASAARLNVNGGAIALGHPLGATGAKLMTTLIHELERTGGQYGLLAVCEGLGMANATIIERLED is encoded by the coding sequence ATGAGAGAGGCAGTAATCGTGGAGGCTGTGCGTACTCCAGTTGGGAAGAGGAATGGAACTCTTGCCCACACAAGACCAGATGACTTATTAGCGCTGGTTTTAAAAGAATTGATAAACAGGTCCGGAATCAACGTGGAGGAAGTCGATGACGTTATTGCCGGCTGTGTATCTCAAGTAGGGGAACAATCGGGGGACATTGCCAGGATAGCTGCTTTAAGTGCCGGTTTTCCCGTGGAAGTTCCAGGGGTCACTATTGACCGTCAATGTGGGTCAAGCCAGCAAGCCATTCATTTTGCCTCCCAGGCCATTGTGAGCGGAGATATGGATGTAGTGATTGGATGCGGGGTGGAAAGCATGTCGCGGGTGCCTATGTTTTCAAACCGGCAAGGAAGCGAGTACAGCCGTCAGCTGACAGAGCAGTATGAAATGATCAATCAGGGGTTGTCAGCTGAAAGAATTGCAGAAAAATGGAACCTGAGTAAACAATCATTGGATCAATTTGCGGTCGAAAGTCATAGAAAGGCGCTGCAAGCAATTAAGGAAGGCAGATTTGAAAAAGAAACGATGGAGGTCCACGTAGTAAACGAAGAAGGAAAAACGAAGGCTGTGACTATCGATGAAGGTCCGCGGCCGGGAACTTCAATCGAAGCTCTATCTTCCTTAAAGCCACCCTTTAAAGAAAGTGGACGGATTACGGCTGGTAATGCAAGCCAAATTAGTGATGGAGCGGCTGCGGTGCTAATAATGTCAAAAGAGAAAGCGGAGTCGTTAAATATAAGGCCGCGTTTTAGAATTCGGTCGAGGGCAGTGGTTGGATCAGACCCTACTTTAATGCTTACGGGGCCGGTGGCAGCTACATATAAAGCTTTACAAAAAGCCGGACTGAGTATTGGCGATATCGACCTTTTTGAAGTCAATGAAGCTTTTGCCTCTGTTCCGTTATATTGGCTTAAGGAAACGGGTGCCTCAGCGGCTAGGCTGAATGTGAATGGCGGAGCTATTGCACTTGGTCACCCACTTGGGGCAACTGGAGCGAAACTGATGACGACTTTAATACACGAACTTGAACGCACAGGAGGACAATATGGCCTTCTGGCGGTTTGTGAAGGATTAGGTATGGCTAATGCTACAATCATTGAAAGATTGGAGGATTAA
- a CDS encoding cysteine desulfurase family protein — translation MKYFDYAATCPIDPAALDAYQQAALHYFGNTSSLHNIGTEADKLLEHCRNLIAETLGVESSGIYFTSGGTESNFLSLYGLAKARGRKRIVTSEAEHSSIQHALEKLAEDGFEIVKVPFTSKGVIDLAKLKRVVNDSTGIVSIQSVNGEIGTIQPVEEIREICNQENVYFHSDCVQAMGKGFDFTPLDSFSIASHKIYGPKGVGAFYIKPSLTSRAFVPNAVHEKGMRPGTVNLPAIAGFAVAVEKFEKDLNHQQHMKFLKEVFIEQIQEAGAAIQLVGEPLLHHASSIVGLCIKETDGQWTMMEANRKGFAISTGSACKAVSQSPAHTLLSMGYPEEKAKTFIRISFGKEQTKEDVIDLAACLTTMIMERQRMTFQSN, via the coding sequence ATGAAGTATTTTGACTATGCAGCGACGTGTCCCATTGATCCCGCTGCTTTGGATGCTTATCAGCAGGCTGCCTTACATTACTTTGGAAACACCAGCAGTTTGCATAATATTGGTACAGAGGCAGATAAACTGCTGGAGCACTGCCGAAATCTTATCGCTGAAACGCTTGGAGTGGAAAGCTCTGGTATTTATTTCACCAGTGGAGGTACCGAAAGTAATTTCCTGTCTTTGTACGGACTGGCAAAGGCAAGAGGAAGAAAAAGAATCGTTACTTCAGAAGCGGAGCATTCTTCTATTCAGCATGCCTTGGAAAAGCTTGCAGAAGACGGGTTTGAAATTGTTAAGGTTCCTTTCACCTCAAAAGGGGTCATCGATTTAGCGAAGCTTAAAAGAGTGGTGAATGACAGCACTGGAATCGTATCGATTCAATCGGTTAATGGGGAGATCGGCACGATTCAGCCTGTAGAAGAAATACGTGAAATTTGTAATCAGGAGAATGTCTATTTTCATAGTGATTGCGTCCAGGCTATGGGAAAGGGGTTTGATTTCACTCCTTTAGACAGTTTTTCAATAGCCAGTCATAAAATATATGGTCCGAAAGGAGTCGGGGCCTTTTATATTAAGCCTTCGCTTACTTCCCGTGCGTTTGTTCCTAATGCTGTTCATGAAAAAGGAATGCGTCCTGGAACGGTAAATCTGCCTGCAATCGCTGGTTTTGCTGTTGCAGTGGAAAAGTTTGAGAAGGATTTAAATCACCAACAGCATATGAAGTTTTTGAAGGAAGTGTTTATCGAGCAAATCCAGGAAGCAGGGGCCGCTATCCAATTGGTCGGCGAACCGCTTCTGCACCATGCCTCTTCAATCGTGGGATTATGTATAAAGGAAACAGATGGACAATGGACGATGATGGAAGCTAATCGGAAAGGATTTGCTATCTCTACTGGAAGTGCCTGCAAGGCTGTTTCTCAGTCTCCAGCGCACACGCTGTTATCGATGGGGTATCCGGAAGAAAAAGCAAAAACGTTTATCCGCATTTCGTTTGGCAAGGAGCAAACAAAAGAGGATGTGATCGATTTAGCGGCTTGTCTCACAACGATGATTATGGAAAGACAAAGGATGACTTTTCAATCTAATTAA
- a CDS encoding acyl-CoA dehydrogenase family protein, whose translation MKASYIQEEHEILRKSLRRFLEKEAYPSFQEWEDNGLIPRSFWKKLGGQGYLCPWLPEKYGGFEADFGYSVIINEELERVGTGLIGVGLHSDIVVPYLMAYGKEEQKERWLPKCTTGEIITAIAMTEPGAGSDLAAIRTSAVKHADHYVVNGEKTFITNGKHADLILLVCKTNVKTSPAHKGISLLLVEKDTEGFTKGNKLSKVGLHSQDTAELIFEDAKVPVTNLLGSEGEGFYYLMKHLQQERLIVAIGGIAACERMLEITIDYVKKREAFGRPVAAFQNTQFTLAELQTEVEIGRAFLDRTIEAHMNKEEVVKEVSMAKWWITDLVKKTAATCMQLHGGYGYMEEYEIARRYRDAPVAAIYAGSNEIMKTIIAKKMGLS comes from the coding sequence ATGAAAGCTTCTTACATACAGGAAGAACATGAAATCCTAAGAAAATCTCTTCGCAGGTTTCTTGAAAAGGAAGCCTATCCTTCCTTTCAGGAATGGGAAGACAACGGCCTGATTCCGAGAAGCTTTTGGAAAAAGCTTGGCGGCCAAGGATATTTGTGTCCGTGGCTTCCTGAAAAATACGGTGGTTTTGAAGCGGATTTTGGTTATTCCGTCATCATTAATGAAGAACTTGAAAGGGTCGGCACAGGTTTGATTGGCGTTGGCCTCCATAGCGATATTGTAGTCCCCTATTTAATGGCATATGGAAAGGAAGAACAAAAAGAGAGATGGCTTCCTAAATGTACAACCGGAGAGATTATTACCGCTATTGCGATGACTGAACCTGGAGCAGGATCTGACCTTGCAGCTATACGGACGTCGGCAGTAAAGCATGCGGATCATTATGTAGTAAATGGGGAAAAGACATTTATTACAAATGGAAAGCATGCAGATTTGATCCTGCTCGTGTGTAAGACAAATGTTAAAACCAGCCCCGCTCACAAAGGGATCAGTCTTTTGCTCGTGGAGAAAGATACAGAGGGATTTACGAAAGGAAATAAACTATCTAAAGTCGGCCTGCATAGTCAGGATACAGCTGAATTAATCTTTGAAGATGCTAAAGTGCCAGTCACAAATCTCCTTGGCAGTGAAGGAGAAGGTTTTTATTATCTAATGAAACATCTGCAGCAGGAACGCTTGATTGTAGCTATTGGTGGAATTGCAGCCTGTGAGAGAATGCTTGAAATCACGATTGATTATGTGAAAAAGAGAGAAGCATTTGGACGACCTGTTGCGGCTTTTCAAAACACCCAGTTTACGCTGGCTGAATTGCAAACGGAAGTGGAAATCGGCCGTGCTTTCTTAGACCGCACAATAGAGGCGCATATGAATAAAGAAGAGGTCGTAAAAGAAGTGTCGATGGCAAAGTGGTGGATTACAGACTTAGTAAAGAAGACGGCCGCTACCTGTATGCAATTACACGGAGGCTATGGATATATGGAAGAATATGAGATTGCAAGAAGGTACAGGGATGCACCTGTCGCTGCGATCTATGCAGGTTCCAATGAAATTATGAAAACGATCATCGCGAAGAAAATGGGACTTTCTTAA
- a CDS encoding spore germination protein, protein MPSINNIYNIKVNSISHNGSVNIGDALHNSPTANSKATGQNTSYGDAAPASAGMENVYIDPDVEDQGQSGNSADVNATQQ, encoded by the coding sequence ATGCCGTCCATAAATAACATTTATAACATTAAAGTTAACAGCATCTCTCATAACGGCTCGGTCAACATAGGCGATGCCCTCCATAATTCCCCTACTGCCAACTCAAAAGCCACCGGTCAGAATACTTCCTACGGGGACGCAGCTCCTGCCAGCGCAGGCATGGAGAATGTATATATTGATCCTGATGTTGAGGATCAAGGACAAAGCGGAAACTCCGCCGATGTTAATGCTACGCAGCAATAA
- a CDS encoding Hsp20/alpha crystallin family protein, translating into MESDKLHQWMDIAKQYQTGDFWTHVFEKDGNMVEIDKQSTSPAYPPADIHTTEEEVYVFIELSGVHKEDIELTITENKLRIKGIVHPLLEGHKTIQQERKYGEFERTIILPEPAEDVPLQTKYVNGLLLIRYMRIQKPERRIMIE; encoded by the coding sequence ATGGAGTCCGATAAGCTTCACCAGTGGATGGATATTGCCAAACAATATCAAACAGGAGATTTCTGGACCCACGTTTTTGAGAAAGACGGAAATATGGTTGAAATCGATAAGCAGTCCACAAGCCCTGCCTATCCTCCGGCTGATATACACACAACAGAAGAAGAGGTATATGTATTTATTGAACTTTCAGGGGTGCATAAAGAAGACATTGAGCTTACAATTACTGAAAATAAGCTAAGAATAAAAGGGATTGTCCATCCTCTTCTTGAAGGACACAAAACCATTCAACAAGAACGGAAATACGGGGAATTCGAACGGACCATCATCCTTCCCGAACCGGCGGAAGATGTACCTTTGCAAACCAAATATGTAAATGGCCTTTTACTCATCCGTTACATGCGAATCCAAAAACCAGAACGCAGAATTATGATTGAATAA